TTGTTTAGACCCCACCATACACTGAGGCTTTGAATAAACCCTTTTGGGATTTTTACGCAGGCTATTCACGTTACTTCCGGGGAGTTGGGTTGAAGAGGCCATCGTAGAAGGAACGCTGGTACTTTGAacgtctttgaaaggcatggacttgaagaaggtttgTTGGGAGACAGGTATTCTTCCATGGCTAAAAAGCGCGGAGCACTTTCTTGTAGAATCGGTAGGATCTGTTTGTGCGGATGTAGTTAcagtcttcaaagcattctGTTCTTGGTTTAATGATTCCTTAGATCTTGAGGTGTTGGATTTTCTAGCTCTCTTCAGTGACAAGAGAGAGCGGTAATTTCTCTTGGGAAGGCCGTATTTGATACGATCACACAGGGTTTCTTGTGTAACGGCCGTACACCTATTCTTCCGGTTCAATTTGCCATCATCGACGCTATCAGCTCTTGGACGCTTGTTGTGGAGAGCGTCAAAGGATTTCCGCTCTTGAGGACTTGCGAAATCTTGTTGTTGGGTCTTCCCGACCCGAACCGTACTATTTATCACCTGGCGGTGTTGTTGGCGAGGATGGTATTGATGCTTTACGCCGCTTTGATGGAATGACAATGAAAAATAGGTATAGGTGGAACTGAACGGTTCAGCCGCAGTGGGGATCTCCGCAGCAGCAGTGGCATCAACAGCAGTATCCGCGGCAGACGCAACCGGGAATGTTAAAATACCTTCCAATTTAGATGACAGCGAAGAAGCTGTAAAATAGCGCATTCGATTTAACATATTCTGATACACGAGCTTATTTTCCAGTTGCCCACTTATTTTATTGACCTTATGGTAACGATACTCAGGATAAATGTTTAGATGCCAgtgctcttcaaattgtgaaagaagctcaaagtATAGCTGAAATATTCCATCATTCTTCCCCCATAGTTGTGAAGTGATTGCAGTATTATCCTTGATTTATACTTTTGTATCAGTTTTGCTATTTTTCTTCGTGAAAAGGAGATCGGAAATGGTATCAGCTATTCCAGCCGATTTTTTCTTTCGACGTCGATTCGATAACCAATTTTTTATTTGTATAGGAGACAAGGAAGTCTCGTGTACTAACGTCCTGAGAGCCCTCTGATTCAAATATGGTTTCGAGATATTTTGGTTGAACCACAGCtctaatttttcaactttttctGAAGGGAGACGATGTCCTCTGTGCCGCTTACCTGTCGAGTAATCCTGTTTTGTATTTAAAGGgacaatttcaaaatttgggaCTTTGCATCGAAGGTTTGTTTCTTTCCTCTCCGAATCCCAATCTCTAGACTTGTGGAATTGTATGTTCGACTCTTCTACCTTTTTAAACTCACTTAACACCACcgaaagagtttttgataACTGAAATGTAGTTCTGAGTAGAAGCTCTCCATTTTCCTCTAACTTACCATTCGTTGTAACTACTTTCAAACTTGATAGCACCTTTTTGAGTTCACAGCGTAGTTCGAATTCAGGTTTCCCAATTCCATtggaaagtttgaaaaacaATTCATCAGCTTCTCGTTTATGCTGAGTAACTCTTGTTCCTCGGAGTTTTGAACAGCTTTCGGACTTgtcttttttttctttcttgtcaTCGTGTTGCTGTGGATTGAGAAGTAGATTAATGGGGATTTTGGTTGTCATCACTAAACTATGATGTGTACGGAGAGTGGTATAACCAACTAGGAATATCTAAAATTTAGGTAGTGGGTTTAAATATCTGTTACAGATACTGCGAATGGTATAGAGTTTCAAGTAGATCTCGTGGTGTACGGATGCTATCAGTATTTTGAGGTTTAAATGAGAAGCACCAGAGAGATTTGGAGACAGAGCTAATATGAAACACCATGAATTTGAGTAGCTATATATAACGACTATATTTTATCCTGAACAGCAAAATGCACCCTCAATAATCAACGTTTAGTTATCTATATTACTAATAGAAGTGGACTACTAAGTATCAAGATGGCAGTCTCGAGCAAGTCTTTTCGGGGTTTTAGGGTCAATCGTCCTCTATTCAAAGTACAAATCAATAAAGATAGTAGAACCTCTCAGTGTAAGGCGAAGACAAAGTTCAAAAAGGCAAAACTTGATAAATGCCAACCTGAAAATTCCGGGCGACTCGAAGAAAGGCACGTCAAGACCTTTGTGGTCATTTTAAGACCAATCAAGATTCCATTACCTCCCAATATTTTACTAGAAAAAATAGAGCAAGAGAAACGAAAAGTTTACTCAGAAACTTCACCGGAAATAGGCTCTCTATGGGATTCTCCAATCGCTTGGGATAATGAAGACCTTTTATTTTCCATAGCTAGCGATGTCTTAGGTAACATATATAAGAAGCCCGCTCGTGAAACTGCTTCAAACAAGCCACTAAACTCATTTATGGCCTTTCGCGCGTATAACTCACAATTCGGGTACGGCTTGAAGCAGAATATTTTGTCGTCGCTACTAGCTTCGGCGTGGCACTCACATCCAGAGCAGCAAGGGATATGGGACACTTTTGCGCAGCAGTTTAATTTTGTCAAGCCGAAGTGTGGGTTTGTGGAGTGGGTGGATCAAAGATATGAGCGGGAGAGTTAATTAGAAGATTTTGTAGATTTGTATTTGCATTGATGATGTCTTGTTGGGAGGGGGAAAGTAATGCTTGGAAGTAGAGTTGAGAAGCTTGGGCGAGGGAGAGGGGGAGTGGATTGCGTTGTAGTAGTGTTGTGATTGGTGGGTCGAACTGGATGATGGTCGGGATGGTTGGTGTCGTAGAGGTCGCTATCTCATTAGCAAGCTGTGatatggaaaagaaggaaaccGGATCCTGAAAATGGCTGACGGACTGAAGAGCAAGGTGAATTGCAAGTCTTTGATCTGCAGGGATAGTTTTGGGTTGCACTGATTGCATTGATTGCACTGGCTGCACTGGTTGAGACGACCGCATAGGTGGTAACTTTGGTAGATTAATTAAAGTAGTAAGGTATTTGATGGAGGAACAATCGGCATAAAACTCAAATAGCCTCGAGTGTTGAGCGTTGTAGCGCTGAGTCAAATGCTCGATTGCTTCCCGATCTCCGACTTGATCAGCGATGGCACACACTGTCGACCCTCAAGAGTCATAAGGCCACAATTAACCTGAGAATACTGGTGTCTTCTTTAATCTGTTTGCCCTTACTACAAACTCATTGCGCTTGATTGCAGGTCGAAGGAGGTTTCATTTATTTCACTtcaagtcaaaaatttcttgagatAATCGAAAGTCACTCTAAACACACAAACCATTTCAACGTATATTCTCGAATGGTAACTCTTATGTAAAGTCATACGACTAGCTGCAGGTGtgtattttttcaaaaatcagACCCAACATTTTCCTTTTATGGAAACCTGTGAGGTGTACAGGTCTTTTAAAAAGATGGCTTTAGTGCGAAGCTTGACGAGCCTACTCGTTCCAAAGAGCCCTCAAATACTCAACTACTTTGGGGGCTCTTAAATAAAACGGCTATTTTTGTGAATATTCTCCTTACCTTATTAGCTTTGGATTAGAATATAAGTGGGGTTTCTCATCTGAGGTGGTGCTTCATATCAATTTTTTATAAGGTAATACAGAACATGTGGTTTTCTATctgcttgttcttgaatcaTTACAATGTAAACCCATCCATATGCAGCTGTGACATTATAGAGTTTCAAAATTCATGATTCCCTTAATCTAGGCAATACTAACAGTTCTAGTTCTTTGTTTCATTTGTGTATTGTCACTTACCAACTCTTGATATACACTGAACTGATTGTTCCGGTTGTGTGTATTgaaaatttccaaaataCAAGTGTGGAAGAACTAGCTGATGGACGcagatcaagaaataagaAAACTCAACCTAAGTTTTATTCTTTTAATATTAAAAGTATGTAAATGTCCTTTGAAGCTtcgaaacttttcaaagtaaGTGAAGATCTTAGAAACTTATTCAAAGTGACTGGACAAGGTTCTATTTGATGAGgttaaaaaatcaaaaccGTTTCGCAATAACAAAAATTCTCTCCATACGACAAAAAAGGGTTATCTAGAGTTTTCGTTTAGAGTTTGATGAGAACTAAccaagcttgaaaaatttttgCGATCAAAAAAATACAGAAAGAAAGCTACAAAGGTATCGACTCATGTCAAAAGGTAGACTACTACGCAGTAAGAGCATGGAGTGCAATAGGTCAAAATTAAGACGATTAGTATTGAAAGCAAATTAAAACTTCTACTTTATCGATATTGGTCATCAACCTCAATCAATTGTAAGAAAACAGAAACGCTTCTGCGAGaaaaaaagtgaaattaTTTAGTTGGACAAAACATGACGGGAGAGGCACATGACTGAACATAGATTTTCTCTATAGGAATGCTCATTAACTGAGTGGGATACGCGCCAAATGAATTAATTTAATTCTACCCGATAGTAATcaggaagaaattgagacTCGTGAAAGCCTAAAAAATTGCTACAGAATCTGATCAACTTAATAAAGGGAACGTGTTTCCCACCAACAATACTTTTTGTGATCATAGATTTGCCAAAAAATGGAGGTTTACGAAACGATGCAATACATCTTAGCCCCGACATGTCATATGCAGTGTCATTCATTtaaatcaaaatttcaaaaatggtcGGCGCTCTATGGaacaaattcttcagtGGCTCATAGAAAATTAAAGTGGTGCCGTCTTTCAATACTGCAGATTATTTACAGCAGTCGCTTAAATACTAAGAAAAGACATTGTGCTGGCTGTTAGAGAAGCTTAGATCAACCGCTCGCACCCTGAAGTTGGTGTCGAAGGATGTCGCGCTGTAAATCTTCCTGCTTATCCTAATGGAATAACTTTTGTTGACCAATTCCAGATCTTTTAGTGACAAATCGCCTTAGGAATGCAGTTGCCCTTTCGAATTTACATTTGGTTGATTCGAGTCACCTCTCTATGTTTCAGGAATTTCGCTGGTGATATTATGTCTGTaaagagatgaagaataatCTCACAACAGGTTGTGAGGCCCCAGGCGTCGAGGAAGATTTTCATCAAAGCCTCGGATTCCAGTGTCAAAAGTTCTTACTATATCTCGCAAGATAAGATTACTATTGTTTTCACCAAAAGTTTCTCTCTACTCATAGCTCAGCTGATTGATAAGTGTAAACTGCCTTCACATTAAGTATTGCAAAAATGACCGATTTTTAATCCAGTATATTTTTTTGTCATCAAAATAACACATCGTGCCCTAAAATTTTGTATTTGCTCATATTCTGCCAAAAAATAGATATGAGGTACATGTTCGAGGGAATGCAGTCCGCTTGAAGGCATGATAACCAAAAACAAAGTATGGACTTGAGAAAGCGGAAATCAGCACTGGCCTCAAAAAATGCAAAACCACTGATATGGGGCGAGTTTAGATAGGTGAATGAAGTGAGATAATTGGGCATATGCATGTCGTCCAAAGCGTCCATTAGTTTCTTTCTAAATATGCAGTGTAAAACTCCGAAGATCAAATGATATCTTTCGATTGTTGTAGAATATGCCGATCTCGATTAATAATGAAAGGCTGTCGCTTTGCAATCCTTATTTTCTAGGCAAATCGGCGCTTATAAATCTTGCATCCTCAGGGTTTTCGGTAACTCGATAGGGGAGGCTCATATACTCATTCCATAGAAGTTCCGAACTGAAACGTATAGGATCTCAAATATTTTAAAGTCATTATCAATTAAGGGCTTTTCTTTGACTGCCTCCAACTCCGTCTCATCATCTAAGatgaaagatcaatcaaCCGAGGGGATTTTTTGAGGAGCTAAGAATGCCACAATATAGCAGCCCAACttattttgaagttctGACGTCACAATCTAATTAAGCAGTTATTCAAATAAGATAAACGGGCAATCGAGTTTAGAAGGTCTTTTCAGTACCTTGTAATCTCCATTAAGCGAAACCATACCGGCAGGTCAGTTGAGTTCACGACAGCGAAGcacttcttcaagagtttgGACGTTGCCATCAGATGTGTCCGTCTGTTTGGAAACTTCGTACCCAGACGAGCAGTGAGGTCCAATAGAGGACTTCAAACTTGCAATCGAGTGCGCTTCTTCCTCCCCCACTTTGATGATATGAAATAGTCAAACACTTCGTTTAAAATCCATAGAATCTCAAAGATAGTAGTCTCAATTTTTTAATACTAACGGAGTTCGAGCAAAAGGGTCGTCGTATTTAAGAGCTATCAAATCTCAGTTTGAGAGTCCTTGTATTCCACCACGGTAATACCGTTTCCTGTCTTATTCGTAGAGAAGCACCCCTATCAAAGATCCCGGTCTTGCGACAGAGTGaatatctttcaactgAATCTCAGTTGAGATCAACTTCAAGGAATTCGAGGTTGTGGCATAATAGTCTAACCTcctcaatttcaaaaagaacTCAACAAAGTAGCTCCGTTTTCCCTTAATGTCTAGTTCACAGAGAAGTGGTGCTGCTCCGTTTTCCACTCAAAACTAGTCAATCAACATCCCGACCTCTTCCCATATCGGTGGGCATTACTCTAATACTGGAAGCTTCGCATCACCTGAGGATGTAAAATTACAATTGAACAACTGCGCGTTTTAAGCTTATCGCCTAGCAAATGGCTTCTTTTTCTGTTCTTCCAGTCTCCAGACGAATGCGAAAACCTATTGCCATGGGCTCTGTAGCAATAAAGTAGTGTCTTTAACATTAAGAAATTCCCAACGTAGCAGCTCCATATTCAATAGAAATTTGCAATCTTAATCAAGTAATTTAGTGCTTCCAACACACAGAAGTTCCAATCTAGTTGGGGGGGGGGGTGGCCTCCTCCCGTAATTCAAATCCCTAATCTGGGGTCTAATCTGGTGGCCTAATTTTTCGAGAACTTCAAACTCATACTCAAGCAGTAGATCACGGAGTAATAAACTCATCCGCAGCTAGGAATCGACTTTCAAGTGTTTCTTACTTGCAATCTAGCGTACGGTTTCTAACAGCTCCCTTAAGTCTCAGTTCAGACGTTAATGTCGAATTCTGCAAACTCGCAATCGATTGTATCGTATTGTCGAGGTGAGTTAAGTCTGCCTGACGGTGTTTTTAGCATCTTCCAGAACAAAGAAACTAAATGATATTGGATCCTCTAGTTTTACAGGGTAGTGGAATAACTTCTGCTAGGGCCGAGTCCTCGCCAAACTGCGGCCTCTTCAAGGATACTTCCCACTGGAGCTGTATTCGGATCAAGAACGTTACCCTTTCCAGTTCAGTATTTAGTTCTTGTTTTATGAAGGTTCAAATCTGGTAGAGCGCTCTCGCCAGTATTTTAATAGCACTAAGCATCGAAGAGCCTTTTTAGGAACTTAAAGCCACAACCAGCGCCTTCCTCACATTTCGGACTTACAGGCTGGTCGGGTCAGTCTCCAAACATTCAAGTGCCACCTTGTTCGGCTCACGTATGTTAAAGATCATGGAAATGATTTTCACTTCAACTTAGTTAGACCTGAAGCATTGACACATCCCTGACCATTTGTTTCGTTAAGTCTGTCGATAAGCTCTAGGCAATCAACTCCAGTCACTCTATCGAGCACTTTGATGTTTCGGTCAATCTGCAATATCTCTGGCACTGGTGTAACACAACGGGCAGGCTCCCCGGCTCTTTGAGCCTGCACATTACCAGCACTAGTGCCTACTTATCTTTCGTATCAAGGAATTATGTCAGTGGGGATCGTTTCCTCGAGGGTGTCGAATCTGCTTTCTCTTTTATTGATTTTAATTCTCAGAATAATAGGTTCAAGTCTTTTGATACTTCGAAATCGTCCCACATTCGTGAGGCTCGATAATACTACAGACCTTGAACAGGATTCACATGAACTTATCCTAATTCCACAGTTTTTGGTCTACCCCAAAGTGGAGAAAATCGTTGACTCGCCATGGTTGACTCGCCATGTTGAGTCCCGCACCCGTTTGCAATTTCCACAAGCACTTATTCCCACAGCCTAATGGAAACTTGCACTTATGCGTCCGTGACAAATACGCAACGAATTGGCGGCATAGATGCAGACAAGAAAGTGAGACAAATTATTCTCACTCATCCCGCTGCGAAATCAAAACCcgtcaattgatcgaagGCCCTTCCGCAAGCGACCTCAAAATATGATTCGAATTCCATTAGTGAGCAGATGCAACGCCTGAAATGATAATACCCACTTTTTCACTGCTATTTCTAGCGCAGGTGTAGGTACCCAAAATGGGGTCTGAGTTCTCACATTCAGCTTAAAGAAGCTCTGGGCCAACTCCAACAATCTTTATTGGCTATGGTAACCATACACAGAAGGGGACATAGTAATTTAAAGTGTGATAACATATCAAGCAAGTGAACTGTATTGATTACGATTAAACATTTCACCCCTTAGCCCATGAATTAAAATAATGTCAGATCCTCGAAAATTGGGAAAATTCTAAGAAAAAATAATTTGATGCTTTCAATTGGTCCTACCTTTGGCCTACTTTAAACTTAGTATCCACTTCGAGACGGTGGCTGGAAAACTGCTTTTCCATTTCAACACCGAACAAGATGATCAACTCGAGAGAAGAAAAGGTTGGGGTCTTCTCAGGATAAAATTGCCAGAAGGTAGACGGAGTTACAAGCGGACACGACTACCGTTTGGCTTATGCAGGGTCAGAGATGTCACACTGCAAAAAAATCTCCTACCTTTTTATTCACTAAGGCACCTACAACACATCCAATAGCACGGTACTCAAAAGCTGAGGCCAAGTCCAATCACGGCAAGACATAAACCACGACTAACATAGAATGCTCGCAGTGAAGCAATACCATGCTTTTTTTGTTACCATGAAACTCGTTCCAATACCAGGATAGGAAAGTCAAACAGCCATATACCTTTGTCAGGCCGTGCTAATGCTTCTGCATTTTGGCATGTCTTGAGATCGACTGTGCATTCTGGCGGGTCTTGCACCGCGTGGAACGGGATTATTGTGCGTATCCTTCACGAAACGCTTAACCCTTCGCAAACCATTCCGGTAAAGTTGCTGGCCTGAGCTCCTGAGTTCGCCAACATTTCTTCTGGAACTGACTTTACCGTACGTGTCTCTGAGTTGAACAAAGGCAAGTTTGAACGACCTTGGCCTTTTCTTACGAATAATGTTCAATTAaccaaagactttgatttaCGCTTTCCTGAACTACACTACAGTTAACCAGCCTTCCtccattcatcatcaaacGAATAGACAGTTGGAATGTCTTGAGCCGAATCCTACACAATCTACTCTACACATCACTCCATTTTCGGTTaatacttcttctttagtCCCAACGGTTCTCATCGAGGATGTATGCAGGTGCGATACTTAGTCCGTTTAGGTACTAATCCGGTCATAAATCTCCTTAAAGGTAAAAAAAGCTTCGATTCCCCTTGCGtttactttcatcaaacGTAAAAATTTGACGTCGCTATAGCAGAGCATGCAGGATCTGCAGGTAGAAGATCTAAAAGTATACTAAGTTGAAATTGGGCGGCTAGTATGCGGAATGATTGCTGGCCTAGCTTCAAGAGAACAATATGCTGTTTTGTTGAGCAACGAGGTGCAAAAGATATGATGCTGATGCAAAAAAGTGCCCACTTCAAACGTATAAATATCCGGTAGTTGGCTTTTCATTGAAATGATGGAAAGTTTTTATCCTCCATTGAATTCCATTCCCGCCAATTTCCAAAGGTCGTTGTCTCAGAATAAAACAAAATGAATCTCACAATAGAACCTTTTAATGTCCCTTGTGGCAATAACGGTGCCGTTACTCTAAATGTCAATAGGAGCGATATAACCATTTATAACTGCGGTAGGTTGGAAGGAGCTGCAAACGGTGCTGGTAATCTTACGGGACCTACTACATCCAAAAATGGAGCT
The window above is part of the Torulaspora delbrueckii CBS 1146 chromosome 3, complete genome genome. Proteins encoded here:
- the HMLALPHA2 gene encoding homeodomain mating type protein alpha2 (similar to Saccharomyces cerevisiae HMLALPHA2 (YCL067C); ancestral locus Anc_1.2), yielding MTTKIPINLLLNPQQHDDKKEKKDKSESCSKLRGTRVTQHKREADELFFKLSNGIGKPEFELRCELKKVLSSLKVVTTNGKLEENGELLLRTTFQLSKTLSVVLSEFKKVEESNIQFHKSRDWDSERKETNLRCKVPNFEIVPLNTKQDYSTGKRHRGHRLPSEKVEKLELWFNQNISKPYLNQRALRTLVHETSLSPIQIKNWLSNRRRKKKSAGIADTISDLLFTKKNSKTDTKV
- the HMLALPHA1 gene encoding transcriptional co-activator mating type protein alpha (similar to Saccharomyces cerevisiae HMLALPHA1 (YCL066W); ancestral locus Anc_1.1), encoding MAVSSKSFRGFRVNRPLFKVQINKDSRTSQCKAKTKFKKAKLDKCQPENSGRLEERHVKTFVVILRPIKIPLPPNILLEKIEQEKRKVYSETSPEIGSLWDSPIAWDNEDLLFSIASDVLGNIYKKPARETASNKPLNSFMAFRAYNSQFGYGLKQNILSSLLASAWHSHPEQQGIWDTFAQQFNFVKPKCGFVEWVDQRYERES